The following nucleotide sequence is from Mycobacterium sp. Z3061.
TCAGCACCCGTTCATCGTCGGAACCCAGGCCCACCCCGAGCTCAAGAGCCGGCCTACCCGGCCGCATCCGTTGTTCGTGGCATTCGTCAAGGCGGCCATCGACTACAAGGCGGGTGAATTGCTGCCCGTCGAGATCCCCGAGATCCCCGAGCACCACGCTTCCAACGGAAACGACCGTCGCGACACCGACGGTTCGGCGGTAGGGCAGTCGCTAGCCGAACCCGCCACCCGTGGCTGAGCACGACTTCGAGACGGTTTCGTCGGAAATCCTGTACCAGGGAGCCATTTTCGCGTTACGCCGGGACGAGGTGCGGATGCCGGGCGGCAACATCGCGAAACGCGAGGTGATCGAGCACTACGGCGCGGTGGCGGTGGTGGCGATGAACGAGAACAACGACATCGCACTGGTTTACCAGTACCGCCACACCTATGGCCGCAGGATCTGGGAGTTGCCCGCCGGCCTGCTCGACGCCCCGGGCGAAGCGCCGTACCTCACCGCCGAGCGGGAACTCCAGGAGGAGGTCGGGCTGCACGCCCGCACCTGGCAGGTACTGCTGGACGTCAACACCGCCCCGGGTTTCAGCGACGAATCGGTGCGGGTCTATCTGGCCACCGGGCTCACCGAGATAGGCCGGCCAGAGGCGCACGACGAAGAAGCCGACATGACGATGCAGTGGTTTCCGCTCGATGAAGCGGTGCACCGGGCACTCAGCGGAGAGATCGTCAATTCGATTGCCATTGCCGGTATTTTCGCTGCCCATGCCGTCACCACCGGCATCGCCCAACCACGTCCGCTGGACACTGCCTGGATCGACAGACCGACCGCTTTCGCCGAGCGCAGGGCAGCGCGATGACGGCGGCGCTCACGCTCGATGCCCAGATGCAGGGCTACCTCGACCACCTGACGATCGAGCGCGGCGTAGCGGCCAACACCTTGAGCTCTTACCGGCGGGACCTGCGGCGCTACTCAAAACACCTGGAAGAACGCGGGATTCACGACCTGGCCAAGGTCGGCGAGAACGACGTTAGCGAGTTCCTGGTGGCGCTGCGCCGCGGAGATCCCGATTCGGGGGCGGTGGCGCTGTCCGCGGTGTCGGCGGCGCGGGCGCTGATCGCGGTGCGCGGACTGCATCGGTTCGCCGCCGCAGAAGGGTTGGCGGAGCTGGATGTGGCGCGGGCGGTCAGGCCGCCGACGCCGGGCCGTCGGTTGCCCAAGAGCCTGACCGTCGACCAGGTGCTGGCGCTGCTGGAGGCCGCCGGTGGCGAGGATGCCTCCGACGGCCCGCTGACCCTGCGCAACCGGGCCCTGCTGGAGTTGTTGTACTCCACCGGGTCGCGGATCTCCGAAGCTGTCGGGCTCGACGTCGACGACATCGACACCCATGCGCGATCGGTGTTGTTGCGCGGCAAGGGCGGTAAGCAACGCCTGGTGCCCATCGGTCGTCCCGCCGTCGCGGCACTCGACGCCTATTTGGTGCGCGGCCGCCCGGACCTTGCCCGTCGGGGACGTGGCACGCCCGCGATCTTCCTCAATGCCCGGGGAGGGCGGCTGTCGCGACAGAGTGCCTGGCAGGTGTTGCAGGACGCGGCCGATCGTGCCGGGATCACGTCGGGGGTGTCGCCGCACATGCTGCGGCACTCCTTCGCCACGCATCTGCTGGAGGGCGGCGCCGATGTGCGGGTGGTGCAGGAGTTGCTGGGTCACGCGTCGGTGACCACGACGCAGATCTACACCCTGGTCACCGTGCACGCCCTGCGGGAGGTGTGGGCCGGCGCCCACCCGCGCGCCACCTGAACCCGCGCCAACCCCGCGCGAGCAGACG
It contains:
- the xerD gene encoding site-specific tyrosine recombinase XerD — encoded protein: MTAALTLDAQMQGYLDHLTIERGVAANTLSSYRRDLRRYSKHLEERGIHDLAKVGENDVSEFLVALRRGDPDSGAVALSAVSAARALIAVRGLHRFAAAEGLAELDVARAVRPPTPGRRLPKSLTVDQVLALLEAAGGEDASDGPLTLRNRALLELLYSTGSRISEAVGLDVDDIDTHARSVLLRGKGGKQRLVPIGRPAVAALDAYLVRGRPDLARRGRGTPAIFLNARGGRLSRQSAWQVLQDAADRAGITSGVSPHMLRHSFATHLLEGGADVRVVQELLGHASVTTTQIYTLVTVHALREVWAGAHPRAT
- a CDS encoding NUDIX hydrolase — translated: MAEHDFETVSSEILYQGAIFALRRDEVRMPGGNIAKREVIEHYGAVAVVAMNENNDIALVYQYRHTYGRRIWELPAGLLDAPGEAPYLTAERELQEEVGLHARTWQVLLDVNTAPGFSDESVRVYLATGLTEIGRPEAHDEEADMTMQWFPLDEAVHRALSGEIVNSIAIAGIFAAHAVTTGIAQPRPLDTAWIDRPTAFAERRAAR